The DNA segment ATGCGCCTGCTCGACCGCTACCTGCTCCGCAAATTTCTCTTCATTCTCGCCTTCGCGCTGGCGGCGGTGATCAGCATTTTCATCATCATCGACCTGGTCGAAAGCCTCTCCGATTACATCGACCGGCAGGTGCCGGTGGTGGTGATCTTCAGCTACTATTTTTACTACATTCCCTACATCATCGTCCTGATGATGCCCATCGCCATGCTGCTCGCCGCGATGTTCAGTGTCGGGCAGCTCAACAAGCACAACGAGCTCACGGCGATGAAAGCTTCGGGCCTTTCGATCCCTCGCATCCTCCTGCCGCTGTTTGTCCTCGGCCTGCTGGTCAGCCTGGTGATGCTGGTGTTTGCCGAAACGGTGATGCCGGAGGCCAATCAGCGCCGCGCCGAGTTGAAAAGCCAGTACATCGACCGCCTGCCGCGCAATCTGCCCACCCGCCATGCCAATCTCTATTTGCAGGAACGGCTGACCGATAACAACCAGCGCCGCAACGGCGAGCCGGCGGAAATACCGCGCAGCCGGCGCGTGTTCATCGGCTATTACAATGCCTCCGACAGCAGCGCCACCAAAATCAGCATTCAGGAGTATGACGGCGTCTTCATCGTGCACCGCATCGACGCCACCGCCATGCGCTGGCGCAACGGCCGCTG comes from the candidate division KSB1 bacterium genome and includes:
- the lptG gene encoding LPS export ABC transporter permease LptG, with protein sequence MRLLDRYLLRKFLFILAFALAAVISIFIIIDLVESLSDYIDRQVPVVVIFSYYFYYIPYIIVLMMPIAMLLAAMFSVGQLNKHNELTAMKASGLSIPRILLPLFVLGLLVSLVMLVFAETVMPEANQRRAELKSQYIDRLPRNLPTRHANLYLQERLTDNNQRRNGEPAEIPRSRRVFIGYYNASDSSATKISIQEYDGVFIVHRIDATAMRWRNGRWVALQGYERFFAGDSETATPFDTLSVPQLSFTPEVLTKVQKDPQEMSYRELEQFIAEVANNGGNPQHWLVDLYLKISFPFTNLIILLFGAPLAVGRVRSGGAVGVALTLVITFLYFGMVKTGQSLGQNGTIPPLLGAWLGNLIFLLAGGLVLWRVKT